Proteins encoded by one window of bacterium:
- a CDS encoding SAM-dependent methyltransferase, whose amino-acid sequence MSQMTLDASIARFADYVPVDRTRCRFCGTPLEHTFVDLGMSPLCESYVSQEKLNEMEPFYPLHVYVCGRCYLVQLQEYVSGEEIFREYAYFSSYSTSWLEHCRRYCDHVVSRFDLGPHSQVIEVASNDGYALQYFVERGIPSLGIEPAANVARVAIEKGIPTRVEFFGRALARQLVAEGYRADLLFGKNVLAQVHDINDFVGGLKILLAPRGVITIEFPHLERLVEENQFDTIYHEHFSYFSFLVVQTIFAAHGLTLFDVEELPTHGGSLRIYARHAEDRSKPVSENVRALAERERAAGVLSLDYYRSFAERVKETKRALLDFLIQVRRQGKTVVGYGAPGKGNTLLNYCGIRTDFLDYTVDRNPYKQGKYLPGTHIPIYAPEKIDETRPDYVLILPWNLKDEIMAQMAHIREWGGQFVVPIPTTTVYP is encoded by the coding sequence ATGTCCCAGATGACCCTGGACGCCAGCATCGCGCGTTTTGCCGATTACGTCCCCGTCGATCGAACGCGTTGTCGCTTTTGCGGCACTCCCCTCGAGCACACGTTCGTCGACCTCGGCATGTCGCCGCTCTGCGAGAGCTACGTCTCGCAGGAGAAGTTGAACGAGATGGAGCCGTTCTATCCGCTCCACGTCTACGTGTGCGGCCGCTGCTATCTGGTCCAGCTCCAGGAGTACGTGAGCGGCGAGGAGATCTTCCGGGAGTATGCGTACTTCTCGTCCTACTCCACGAGCTGGCTGGAGCACTGCCGGCGCTACTGCGACCACGTCGTCTCGCGGTTCGACCTGGGCCCGCACAGCCAGGTGATCGAGGTCGCGAGCAACGACGGCTACGCGCTCCAGTACTTCGTCGAACGCGGCATCCCGTCGCTGGGCATCGAGCCCGCGGCGAACGTGGCGCGCGTCGCGATCGAGAAGGGGATCCCCACCCGGGTCGAGTTCTTCGGCCGCGCGCTGGCGCGGCAGCTCGTCGCCGAGGGCTACCGCGCGGATCTCTTGTTCGGGAAGAACGTTCTCGCCCAGGTCCACGACATCAACGACTTCGTGGGCGGCCTGAAGATCCTGCTGGCGCCGCGCGGCGTGATCACGATCGAGTTCCCGCACCTGGAGCGGCTGGTCGAGGAGAACCAGTTCGACACGATCTACCACGAGCACTTCTCCTACTTCTCGTTCCTGGTGGTCCAGACCATCTTCGCGGCGCACGGGCTCACCCTGTTCGACGTCGAGGAGCTCCCCACGCACGGCGGCTCGCTCAGGATCTACGCGCGGCACGCCGAGGACCGCTCGAAGCCGGTCTCCGAAAACGTGCGCGCGCTCGCGGAGCGCGAGCGAGCGGCGGGCGTGCTCAGCCTCGACTACTACCGCTCCTTCGCGGAACGGGTGAAAGAAACCAAGCGTGCGCTCCTGGACTTCCTGATCCAGGTGCGGCGACAGGGGAAGACGGTCGTCGGCTACGGAGCGCCAGGCAAGGGGAATACGCTCCTGAACTACTGCGGCATCCGGACCGACTTCCTGGACTACACGGTGGACCGGAACCCGTACAAGCAGGGCAAGTACCTGCCCGGCACCCACATCCCGATCTATGCGCCGGAGAAGATCGACGAGACACGGCCGGACTACGTGCTGATCCTGCCGTGGAACCTGAAGGACGAGATCATGGCGCAGATGGCGCACATCCGGGAGTGGGGCGGGCAGTTCGTGGTGCCGATCCCGACGACGACGGTGTACCCGTGA
- the rfbC gene encoding dTDP-4-dehydrorhamnose 3,5-epimerase, which produces MIFTSTPLPGAVLIEPESHEDHRGSFTRIFCVEEFSAQGLETRLVQCSLSHNHRRGTLRGMHYQIAPREEVKIVRCIRGAIYDVIIDLRPDSPTYTKHFAVVLSAANRKALYIPKGFAHGFQTLEDDSEVLYQMSEFYSPQHARGVRWNDPAFGIEWPIPDPIILDRDASYPDFRPTR; this is translated from the coding sequence GTGATCTTCACGTCCACGCCATTGCCGGGAGCCGTGCTCATCGAGCCGGAGTCCCACGAGGACCATCGGGGCTCGTTCACGCGGATCTTCTGCGTCGAGGAGTTCTCGGCTCAGGGCCTCGAGACCCGACTCGTGCAGTGCAGTCTATCGCACAACCACCGGCGCGGCACGCTGCGAGGGATGCATTACCAGATCGCGCCGCGCGAGGAGGTGAAGATCGTCCGCTGCATCCGCGGCGCCATCTATGACGTGATCATCGACCTCCGGCCCGATTCGCCGACGTATACGAAGCATTTCGCGGTGGTCCTCTCCGCAGCGAACCGGAAGGCGCTCTACATTCCGAAGGGGTTCGCGCACGGCTTCCAGACGCTCGAGGACGACTCCGAGGTGCTCTACCAGATGTCCGAGTTCTATTCGCCGCAGCACGCGCGCGGCGTGCGGTGGAACGACCCGGCGTTCGGCATCGAGTGGCCGATCCCCGACCCGATCATCCTCGATCGGGACGCCTCGTACCCCGACTTTCGGCCTACGCGATGA
- a CDS encoding peptidase M28: MHALIEELYPICRSITGDGVRQTLARLRQEIPLEIHEVPSGTRVFDWTVPNEWNIRDAYIKDEHGNRVVDFRRCNLHVVSYSVPVRARLTLEELRPRLHSLPDRPDWIPYRTTYYKEDWGFCLSHRQLEALEDGEYEVCIDSTLAPGSLTYGEYIIRGRTDGEVLISCHCCHPSLANDNLSGIAVAVALARSLTGRSLRYTYRFLFIPGTIGSITWLALNEPVTARIQHGLVLTCVGDRGHPTYKRSRRGNALIDRAVEHVLRHSGGDYAIQDFVPYGYDERQYCSPGFDLPVGCLMRTPNGRFPEYHTSADNLEFVDPSALADTLQKCQAVVEVLEHDAVYENLNPKCEPQLGRRGLYSGVTGRTELPGYELALLWVLNFSDGHHSLLDIAERADIPFATVRRAAEDLVRVGLLRPAAAAPPGADRGANRDASARQSTASEDPVLVEE, from the coding sequence ATGCACGCGCTCATCGAGGAACTGTACCCGATCTGCCGGAGCATCACCGGAGACGGCGTACGGCAGACCCTTGCCCGCCTTCGGCAGGAGATCCCGCTCGAGATCCACGAGGTGCCGAGCGGGACCCGGGTGTTCGATTGGACGGTCCCGAACGAGTGGAACATCCGGGACGCGTACATCAAGGACGAGCACGGCAACCGGGTGGTGGACTTCCGCCGCTGCAACCTCCACGTGGTCAGCTACAGCGTCCCCGTCCGGGCCCGGCTGACGCTCGAGGAGCTGCGGCCGCGTCTCCATTCGCTGCCGGATCGGCCGGACTGGATTCCGTACCGGACCACGTACTACAAGGAGGACTGGGGCTTCTGCCTGTCGCACCGGCAGCTCGAGGCGCTCGAAGACGGCGAGTACGAGGTCTGCATCGATTCCACCCTCGCGCCCGGGAGTCTCACGTACGGCGAGTACATCATCCGCGGAAGGACGGACGGCGAGGTCCTCATCTCGTGCCATTGCTGCCACCCTTCGCTCGCCAACGACAACCTTTCGGGGATCGCGGTCGCCGTGGCGCTGGCCCGCTCCCTCACCGGCAGGTCGCTCCGCTACACGTACCGCTTCCTCTTCATCCCCGGAACGATCGGCTCCATCACGTGGCTCGCGCTCAATGAGCCCGTGACCGCGCGCATCCAACACGGCCTGGTCCTCACGTGCGTCGGCGATCGCGGCCATCCCACGTACAAGCGGAGCCGCCGCGGCAACGCCTTGATCGACCGGGCCGTCGAGCACGTGCTGCGGCACTCGGGCGGCGACTACGCGATCCAGGACTTCGTGCCGTACGGCTACGACGAACGGCAGTACTGCTCCCCCGGGTTCGATCTCCCGGTCGGGTGCCTCATGCGAACGCCCAACGGGCGGTTCCCCGAGTACCACACCTCGGCGGACAACCTGGAGTTCGTCGATCCGTCAGCCCTTGCGGATACGCTCCAGAAGTGTCAGGCCGTCGTCGAGGTCCTCGAGCACGACGCCGTCTACGAGAACCTGAATCCCAAATGCGAGCCTCAGCTCGGCCGCCGGGGCCTGTACAGTGGCGTGACGGGCCGGACGGAGCTCCCTGGCTATGAGCTCGCCTTGCTGTGGGTCCTGAACTTCTCGGACGGGCACCACTCCCTGCTGGACATCGCCGAGCGTGCGGACATCCCGTTCGCGACGGTGCGGCGGGCAGCGGAAGACCTGGTCCGGGTCGGCCTGTTGCGCCCGGCCGCGGCCGCACCACCGGGAGCGGACCGCGGCGCGAACAGGGACGCCTCGGCGCGGCAGTCGACGGCGAGCGAGGATCCGGTCTTGGTGGAGGAGTGA
- a CDS encoding NAD-dependent dehydratase → MRVLLTGSNGYIGSVMSRMLLEAGHHVVGLDTGLFRDCTFGDEPPDDHTIRKDIRDVRAEDLAGFDAVIHLAALCNDPLGSMNPELTAEINYRASVRLAWLARSAGVPRFIFASSCSLYGVAGQEMLDETAAFNPITPYGLSKVQVEQEVARLATDDFSPTFMRNATAYGVSPRLRLDLVVNNLVAAAYATGDVLIQSDGTPWRPLVHVEDFSRAFIAVLHAPRELVHNQAFNVGRTSENYRVSEIAEIVRELVPGSRIRYAEGAGPDPRSYRVDCSKLETLLPEYKPQWTVRRGVEELVAAFDRYGMTPEDFAGHRYFRIRNIQRLQREGRLDENLRWRDGSPALAAVAG, encoded by the coding sequence ATGCGCGTTCTCCTCACCGGCTCCAACGGCTACATCGGCTCGGTCATGAGCCGCATGCTCCTCGAAGCCGGGCACCACGTGGTCGGCCTGGATACCGGCCTGTTCCGTGATTGCACGTTCGGCGACGAACCGCCGGATGATCACACGATCCGGAAGGACATCCGCGACGTCCGGGCCGAAGACCTGGCGGGTTTCGACGCGGTCATCCACCTCGCCGCGCTGTGCAACGACCCGCTCGGCAGCATGAATCCCGAGTTGACGGCGGAGATCAACTACCGGGCATCCGTGCGGCTGGCGTGGCTCGCCAGATCGGCGGGCGTGCCGCGCTTCATCTTCGCCTCGTCCTGCAGCCTCTACGGCGTTGCCGGGCAAGAGATGCTGGATGAAACGGCGGCGTTCAATCCGATCACGCCCTACGGCCTATCCAAGGTCCAGGTGGAGCAGGAGGTCGCCCGCCTGGCGACGGACGACTTCAGTCCGACGTTCATGCGGAACGCAACGGCGTACGGCGTGTCGCCGCGGCTGCGGTTGGACCTGGTCGTCAACAACCTCGTCGCGGCCGCCTACGCCACGGGCGACGTCTTGATCCAGAGCGACGGAACGCCGTGGAGGCCGCTGGTCCACGTCGAGGACTTCTCCCGCGCGTTCATTGCGGTCCTCCACGCACCACGCGAGCTGGTCCACAATCAGGCGTTCAACGTCGGGCGGACGAGCGAGAACTACCGGGTCAGCGAGATCGCAGAAATCGTCCGCGAGCTCGTGCCCGGAAGCCGGATCCGCTACGCGGAAGGCGCCGGGCCGGACCCACGTAGCTATCGTGTCGATTGCAGCAAGCTGGAGACCCTGCTGCCGGAATACAAGCCCCAATGGACCGTGCGGCGCGGCGTGGAAGAGCTCGTAGCTGCGTTCGACCGCTACGGGATGACCCCAGAGGACTTTGCCGGCCATCGCTACTTCCGCATACGGAACATTCAGCGGCTCCAGCGCGAGGGACGGCTGGACGAGAACCTGCGCTGGCGGGACGGCTCACCGGCTCTAGCCGCTGTCGCGGGCTGA
- a CDS encoding glucose-1-phosphate cytidylyltransferase, whose protein sequence is MKVVLFCGGLGMRLRDYAENVPKPMVPLGYRPILWHLMKYYAHFGHKDFILCLGYRGDLIKQYFLNYDECVSNDFILSHGGRRRELINSDIEDWRITFVDTGLNTNIGERLMAVRPYLEGEEMFLANYADGLTDLHLPDQIRHFRESGKIASFLAVRPNLSYHFLTAEDDGTVTSFRDIAQSGLRVNGGFFVFRKEILDYIRPGEELVQEPFERLMKERQLVAYRYDGFWLPMDTAKDKKRLDDLYDSGDPPWFVWKNAAPRRTVTSVTSRIRVHAAALELTPSAGVDR, encoded by the coding sequence ATGAAGGTCGTGTTGTTCTGCGGAGGGCTGGGCATGCGGCTCCGCGACTATGCGGAGAACGTTCCCAAGCCAATGGTCCCGCTCGGCTACCGGCCGATCCTCTGGCATCTCATGAAGTACTACGCCCACTTCGGGCACAAGGACTTCATCCTCTGTCTGGGGTATCGGGGCGACCTCATCAAGCAGTATTTTCTGAACTACGACGAGTGCGTCTCGAACGACTTCATCCTGTCGCACGGCGGGCGGCGACGCGAGCTGATCAACAGCGACATCGAGGATTGGCGGATCACCTTCGTCGATACCGGCCTGAACACCAACATCGGCGAGCGGCTGATGGCGGTGCGGCCGTACCTCGAGGGTGAGGAGATGTTCCTCGCCAACTACGCCGATGGCCTGACGGACCTGCACCTCCCGGACCAGATCCGGCATTTCCGGGAGAGCGGCAAGATCGCCAGCTTCCTTGCAGTGAGGCCGAACCTGAGCTACCACTTCCTGACCGCCGAGGACGACGGCACGGTCACGAGCTTCCGTGACATCGCCCAGTCGGGCCTGCGTGTGAACGGCGGGTTCTTCGTTTTCCGGAAGGAGATCCTCGACTACATCCGGCCCGGCGAGGAGCTCGTCCAGGAGCCGTTCGAGCGTCTGATGAAGGAGCGCCAGCTCGTCGCTTACCGGTACGACGGCTTCTGGCTGCCGATGGATACGGCGAAGGACAAGAAGCGGCTGGATGACCTCTACGACTCGGGGGATCCGCCCTGGTTCGTCTGGAAGAACGCCGCGCCCCGCCGGACTGTGACCTCGGTCACCTCGCGGATCAGGGTGCACGCGGCGGCCCTGGAGCTCACCCCTTCGGCCGGCGTTGACCGATAG
- a CDS encoding PIG-L domain-containing protein has product MLELAFRRPPGEGLRILCLGAHSDDIEIGCGGTILRLLAGRSDVTVRWIVFSSSPEREEEARRSAELFLRGAAHAAVDVHSFRDGFFPYEGGRIKEVFESLKDEPAPDVIFTHRGRDRHQDHRLLAELTWNTFRDHLVLEYEIPKYDGDLETPNVYVPLDEEICRTKVAHLMEVFASQRSKRWFTPETFLGLMRLRGIECASPTGYAEGFEARKLVLYP; this is encoded by the coding sequence ATGTTGGAGCTGGCGTTCCGCCGTCCGCCCGGCGAGGGCCTGCGCATCCTGTGCCTCGGCGCCCACTCCGACGACATCGAGATCGGCTGTGGCGGCACGATTCTCCGGCTCCTCGCGGGTCGGAGCGACGTCACCGTGCGCTGGATCGTCTTCAGCAGCTCGCCGGAGCGGGAAGAGGAGGCCCGGCGCAGCGCGGAGCTGTTCCTGCGCGGCGCTGCACACGCGGCCGTCGACGTCCATTCGTTTCGCGACGGGTTCTTCCCGTACGAGGGCGGCCGGATCAAGGAAGTGTTCGAGTCGCTCAAGGACGAGCCGGCGCCGGACGTGATCTTCACCCACCGGGGGCGCGACCGGCACCAGGATCACCGGCTGCTCGCGGAGCTCACCTGGAACACGTTCCGCGACCACCTGGTCCTCGAATACGAGATCCCGAAGTACGACGGGGACCTCGAAACGCCCAACGTGTACGTGCCGCTCGACGAGGAGATCTGCCGCACCAAGGTCGCTCACCTGATGGAGGTCTTCGCGTCGCAGCGGAGCAAGCGCTGGTTCACGCCCGAGACGTTCCTCGGACTCATGCGGCTGCGCGGCATCGAATGTGCTTCGCCGACCGGCTACGCGGAAGGGTTCGAGGCGCGGAAGCTGGTGTTGTACCCGTGA
- a CDS encoding glycosyltransferase family 2 protein has protein sequence MSGLSELLAPRATAHAQSARRQSIEPSGYPILSCAGNGFFPRRSCFYLWRRSSHPDGVAPLTSHSGVRCEAMPFDHAKVLDHRTGPAVHTRKHAPRVSIGVPVYNGARYLAEALESLLRQTYEDIEIIISDNASTDATEEIARSFAARDSRVRYDRLPKNIGAAANFMRVLHLARGEYFRWAAADDLSAPEFVERCVAILDREPAVVQAYPRAKLIDERGAVIGEYQDNLHIVAERASDRYIQVLERIGLCNAIYGVMRTSVLRRMPPMGAFEGSDIPWQAEIALHGKIWEIPEYLFFRRRHRDALSIVSTEARQVHYDPSGAGKPVMRNWRHAGARLGTIVRGPGDLWDRARLLAFLARDVVWSRDEFAREIGAYARYVFSRGRRPDHRRA, from the coding sequence ATGTCGGGGCTCTCAGAACTCCTCGCACCGCGTGCGACGGCGCACGCGCAATCGGCCCGCCGACAGTCGATCGAACCGTCGGGTTACCCGATCCTCTCTTGCGCAGGCAATGGATTCTTTCCTCGAAGATCGTGCTTCTATCTGTGGCGGAGAAGCTCGCACCCCGACGGCGTTGCCCCGCTGACGAGCCATTCGGGAGTACGATGTGAGGCCATGCCATTCGACCACGCGAAAGTCCTGGACCACCGCACGGGTCCCGCCGTGCACACGAGGAAGCACGCCCCGCGTGTCAGCATCGGGGTTCCGGTCTACAACGGCGCGAGGTACCTCGCGGAGGCGCTCGAGAGTCTACTCCGCCAGACGTACGAGGACATCGAGATCATCATCTCGGACAACGCCTCGACCGACGCGACCGAAGAGATCGCAAGGTCGTTCGCCGCCCGGGACTCCCGCGTGCGTTACGACCGGTTGCCGAAGAACATCGGCGCCGCCGCCAATTTCATGCGCGTGCTGCACCTGGCACGTGGCGAGTACTTCCGCTGGGCGGCCGCCGATGACCTGTCCGCGCCCGAGTTCGTTGAACGCTGCGTCGCCATCCTGGATCGTGAGCCGGCTGTCGTACAGGCTTACCCGCGAGCGAAGCTGATCGACGAACGCGGGGCCGTGATCGGGGAATATCAGGACAACCTGCACATCGTCGCGGAGCGGGCGAGCGACCGGTACATCCAGGTCCTGGAGAGGATCGGGCTGTGCAACGCGATCTACGGCGTCATGCGCACTTCAGTCCTTCGGAGGATGCCTCCGATGGGCGCTTTCGAGGGTTCGGACATCCCGTGGCAGGCGGAGATCGCCCTGCACGGCAAGATCTGGGAGATCCCGGAGTACCTGTTCTTCCGTCGGAGGCACCGTGATGCGCTGAGCATTGTATCGACGGAAGCGCGTCAGGTGCACTACGATCCCTCGGGAGCCGGCAAGCCCGTCATGCGCAACTGGAGGCACGCCGGAGCCAGGCTCGGCACAATCGTGCGGGGCCCCGGGGACCTGTGGGATCGGGCTCGTCTGCTCGCGTTCCTGGCCCGCGACGTTGTTTGGTCCCGGGACGAGTTCGCTCGCGAGATCGGCGCATACGCGCGGTATGTGTTCTCCCGGGGGCGGCGTCCGGATCACCGGCGCGCGTGA